The Streptomyces sp. NBC_01353 genome contains a region encoding:
- a CDS encoding DUF5995 family protein, producing the protein MGQFTAVDPVVERMRSIRSAWHPTDGVAVFNRVYLTVTEEIGHAIDAGTFADRRAAATLDVRFAERYLSVVDAVSTGSPAPACWRPLFHYRRHPDVRPLQFALAGINAHIGHDLALAVVDTCRELECAPPDLEDEFDRVGDILVLLEERIREEVMPGPDLLEITDPLTHLLGCWSLDRARDGAWLAARSLWQLRELPDLAEEFRERLDRSVGLVGRMLLTPLARHG; encoded by the coding sequence ATCGGGCAGTTCACCGCTGTCGACCCCGTGGTGGAGCGGATGCGCAGCATCCGCTCGGCCTGGCACCCGACCGACGGAGTCGCCGTCTTCAACCGCGTCTATCTGACGGTGACGGAGGAGATCGGCCACGCCATCGACGCCGGCACGTTCGCCGACCGGCGGGCGGCCGCGACCCTCGACGTCCGCTTCGCGGAGCGCTACCTCTCGGTGGTCGACGCCGTCTCCACCGGCTCCCCCGCCCCGGCCTGCTGGCGGCCGCTCTTCCACTACCGGCGCCACCCCGACGTACGGCCGCTGCAGTTCGCGCTGGCCGGGATCAACGCGCACATCGGGCACGACCTCGCCCTCGCCGTGGTCGACACCTGCCGGGAGCTGGAGTGCGCGCCACCGGACCTGGAGGACGAGTTCGACCGCGTCGGCGACATCCTCGTGCTCCTGGAGGAGCGCATCCGCGAAGAGGTCATGCCGGGCCCGGACCTGCTGGAGATCACGGACCCTCTGACGCATCTGCTGGGCTGCTGGAGCCTGGACCGGGCCCGCGACGGGGCCTGGCTCGCCGCGCGCTCGCTCTGGCAGCTGCGTGAGCTGCCCGACCTGGCCGAGGAGTTCCGGGAACGCCTCGACCGGTCGGTGGGTCTGGTGGGGCGGATGCTGCTGACGCCGCTCGCACGGCACGGCTGA
- a CDS encoding solute carrier family 23 protein, whose product MNLGVRWTLHGDGKTPAPGAVVRPDERLSWPRTVGLGAQHVVAMFGASFVAPVLMGLDPNLAIMMSGVATVIFLLATRGTVPSYLGCSLSFVGVAAAIRASGGTSATVTGAVFVVGGVLFLAGLAVRKFGARIIHAAMPPIVTGAVVMLIGFNLAPVTASTYWPQDQWTALLVMLFTGLAVVCLRGFWSRIAIFLGLIFGYGISWVFDLVFGKIHSMSPSGQVTDHWRLDLSGVSQADWIGLPSFHGPSFEWSAILVALPVVIALIAENAGHVKAVSEMTGDPLDHKLGTAIAADGAASMLSTAAGGPPNTTYSENIGVMAATRVYSTAAYWAAAGFALLFGLCPKFGAIVAAIPGGVLGGITVILYGMIGLLGAQIWINAKVDLRNPLNLVPAAAGIIIGVGGVKLTFTDTFELGGIALGTIVVITGYHVLRAFAPAHLKRQEPLLDSGTSSYDGSKDDESATKS is encoded by the coding sequence ATGAACCTCGGCGTGCGCTGGACCCTGCACGGCGACGGGAAGACACCCGCTCCGGGAGCCGTGGTCCGGCCGGACGAGCGGCTCTCCTGGCCCCGTACGGTCGGCCTCGGTGCCCAGCACGTGGTCGCGATGTTCGGCGCCTCCTTCGTGGCGCCCGTGCTCATGGGTCTCGACCCCAACCTCGCCATCATGATGTCCGGCGTCGCGACGGTGATCTTCCTGCTCGCGACGCGGGGCACCGTCCCCAGCTATCTGGGCTGCTCGCTCTCCTTCGTCGGTGTCGCCGCGGCCATCCGGGCCTCCGGCGGCACCAGCGCGACGGTCACCGGCGCGGTGTTCGTCGTCGGTGGCGTGCTGTTCCTCGCGGGCCTCGCGGTACGGAAGTTCGGCGCGCGGATCATCCACGCGGCGATGCCCCCGATCGTCACCGGCGCCGTCGTGATGCTGATCGGCTTCAACCTCGCCCCGGTCACCGCGAGCACCTACTGGCCGCAGGACCAGTGGACGGCGCTCCTGGTCATGCTGTTCACGGGTCTGGCCGTGGTCTGTCTGCGCGGCTTCTGGTCGCGCATCGCGATCTTCCTCGGCCTGATCTTCGGCTACGGCATCTCCTGGGTCTTCGACCTGGTCTTCGGCAAGATCCACTCGATGTCCCCGAGCGGTCAGGTCACCGACCACTGGCGACTCGACCTCTCCGGCGTCTCCCAGGCCGACTGGATCGGCCTGCCGTCCTTCCACGGACCCAGCTTCGAGTGGTCGGCGATCCTCGTCGCGCTGCCCGTCGTGATCGCCCTCATCGCGGAGAACGCCGGTCACGTCAAGGCCGTGAGCGAGATGACAGGGGACCCTCTGGACCACAAGCTCGGCACCGCGATCGCGGCCGACGGCGCCGCCTCGATGCTGTCGACCGCCGCGGGCGGCCCGCCCAACACCACGTACTCCGAGAACATCGGCGTCATGGCGGCCACCCGCGTCTACTCCACCGCCGCCTACTGGGCCGCGGCCGGCTTCGCGCTGCTCTTCGGCCTCTGCCCCAAGTTCGGCGCGATCGTCGCCGCGATCCCCGGCGGTGTGCTCGGCGGCATCACGGTGATCCTCTACGGCATGATCGGCCTGCTCGGCGCCCAGATCTGGATCAACGCCAAGGTCGACCTGCGCAACCCGCTCAACCTGGTGCCGGCCGCCGCGGGCATCATCATCGGAGTCGGTGGAGTGAAGCTGACCTTCACCGACACCTTCGAGCTCGGCGGCATCGCGCTCGGCACGATCGTCGTGATCACCGGCTACCACGTGCTGCGGGCCTTCGCCCCGGCGCACCTGAAGCGGCAGGAGCCGCTCCTGGACTCCGGCACCAGCTCGTACGACGGCAGCAAGGACGACGAGTCCGCCACCAAGTCGTAG
- a CDS encoding MFS transporter — translation MTGETVFSTERLRRARFAVAAVFCVHGAVTGSFATRIPWIQDHADVSAGQLGLALAFPAIGASLAMPLAGAISHRFGARTALRGLLALWTMALILPSLAPNIYGLCAVLFVYGATAGMSDVAMNALGVEVENRLDKSIMSSLHGMWSVGALLGSAAGTVAAHLGADARLHHLVAALVLTALGLVLCQGVLDLQSAPDEEPPPRFSLPPKSALIIGAIGFCGVFAEGASLDWSAVYLRDELGSSAGVAAASTTAFALTMAIARLVGDRVVDRFGAVRTVRVGGVAATIGGLLVVFAPHAAVAMAGFGLIGLGVAVVVPLAFAAAGRSGPNPSQAIAGVATITYTSGLIAPSAIGGIADATSLMFSFGLVTLLAFGLVLGAGVLRQGSRPMSTAAAGSGSHAASSGKVS, via the coding sequence CCGTGGATCCAGGACCACGCCGACGTGAGCGCGGGCCAACTCGGACTCGCCCTCGCCTTCCCGGCCATCGGCGCCTCGCTCGCCATGCCCCTGGCCGGTGCCATCAGCCACCGCTTCGGCGCCCGCACGGCGCTGCGCGGGCTGCTCGCGCTCTGGACGATGGCCCTGATCCTGCCGTCGCTCGCCCCGAACATCTACGGGCTCTGCGCGGTGCTCTTCGTCTACGGCGCCACCGCGGGCATGTCCGACGTGGCGATGAACGCCCTCGGCGTCGAGGTCGAGAACCGTCTCGACAAGTCGATCATGTCCAGCCTGCACGGCATGTGGAGCGTGGGCGCGCTCCTCGGCTCGGCCGCCGGCACCGTCGCCGCCCACCTCGGCGCGGACGCGCGCCTCCACCACCTCGTCGCGGCCCTCGTCCTGACCGCGCTCGGCCTCGTCCTCTGCCAGGGCGTCCTCGATCTGCAGAGCGCCCCTGACGAGGAGCCGCCGCCGCGCTTCTCGCTGCCGCCGAAGTCCGCCCTGATCATCGGCGCCATCGGCTTCTGCGGGGTGTTCGCCGAGGGCGCGAGCCTGGACTGGTCGGCGGTCTATCTGCGGGACGAGCTCGGCTCTTCGGCCGGGGTCGCCGCGGCCTCCACCACCGCCTTCGCGCTGACCATGGCCATCGCCCGGCTGGTCGGAGACCGCGTGGTGGACCGGTTCGGCGCCGTACGGACGGTACGGGTCGGAGGCGTCGCCGCGACCATCGGCGGGCTGCTGGTGGTCTTCGCCCCGCACGCGGCCGTGGCGATGGCCGGATTCGGTCTCATCGGACTCGGGGTCGCCGTCGTCGTCCCGCTCGCCTTCGCCGCGGCCGGCCGCAGTGGCCCCAACCCCAGCCAGGCCATCGCGGGCGTCGCCACCATCACGTACACCTCGGGTCTCATCGCCCCGTCGGCGATCGGCGGCATCGCCGACGCGACCTCGCTGATGTTCTCCTTCGGCCTGGTCACCCTGCTCGCGTTCGGTCTGGTGCTCGGCGCCGGGGTGCTGCGCCAGGGCTCCCGGCCCATGAGTACCGCCGCGGCCGGAAGCGGAAGCCATGCGGCGAGCTCGGGGAAGGTCTCGTAG